One genomic region from Anopheles bellator chromosome 2, idAnoBellAS_SP24_06.2, whole genome shotgun sequence encodes:
- the LOC131208529 gene encoding ADP-ribosylation factor-like protein 8, which yields MLALINRILDWFKSLFWKEEMELTLVGLQYSGKTTFVNVIASGQFCEDMIPTVGFNMRKVTKGNVTIKVWDIGGQPRFRSMWERYCRGVNAIVYMVDAADLDKMEASRNELHSLLDKPQLAGIPVLVLGNKRDIPGALDETGLIERMNLSSIQDREICCYSISCKEKDNIDITLQWLIAHSKSQSR from the exons ATGTTGGCTCTCATCAATCGCATCCTGGACTGGTTCAAAAGTCTGTTCTGGAAGGAGGAAATGGAGCTGACGCTGGTCGGGCTGCAATACTCCGGCAAGACGACCTTTGTAAACGTAATCGCC TCAGGACAGTTTTGCGAGGACATGATTCCGACGGTCGGGTTCAACATGCGCAAGGTGACCAAGGGCAACGTCACCATCAAGGTGTGGGACATCGGTGGTCAGCCACGGTTCCGTTCGATGTGGGAACGGTACTGTCGGGGCGTGAATGCGATCGT CTATATGGTAGATGCTGCGGATTTGGATAAAATGGAAGCGTCACGAAACGAACTGCACTCGCTGCTCGATAAGCCCCAGCTGGCCGGTATACCGGTGCTAGTGCTAGGCAACAAGCGTGATATCCCCGGCGCACTAGATGAAACTGGATTGATTGAACGAAT GAATCTTTCTAGCATACAGGATCGGGAGATCTGTTGTTATAGTATTTCGTGCAAAGAGAAAGACAATATCGACATCACGTTGCAGTGGCTGATTGCCCACTCGAAGAGCCAAAGCCGTTAG